In one window of Armatimonadota bacterium DNA:
- a CDS encoding dihydroorotate dehydrogenase translates to MTPARSKAKTATMGVTLAGMRLRTPLVAASGIWGYGEEFVGSPQLRHLGAFVLKTTTLRPRAGNPPGARTVETPAGLVNSIGLENPGLDAFLADKLPRARELGLNLIASIAGETLDEFAEMARRLAAADGLAALELNISCPNVEQHGMAFGADPETAAAVVAACRSAWDRPLIAKLTPNVTDIADIAVACESAGADIIALVNTFTAMCIDIRTRRPLLGGNFGGLSGPAIRPAAVLRVYRVAQSVEVPVIGMGGVWDADDAIELMIAGATAVGLGTCLLADPNKPQEIAQGIREFLRRERISSLRDVIGSVKLNP, encoded by the coding sequence ATGACACCGGCAAGATCGAAAGCGAAAACCGCCACGATGGGGGTCACTCTCGCCGGCATGCGCTTGCGCACGCCGCTCGTCGCCGCGTCCGGCATCTGGGGCTACGGTGAGGAATTCGTCGGCTCGCCGCAGCTGCGACACCTCGGCGCGTTCGTCCTGAAGACGACCACGCTGCGGCCGCGCGCAGGCAACCCGCCCGGCGCGCGAACGGTCGAGACTCCCGCCGGCCTTGTCAACTCCATCGGGCTGGAGAACCCCGGGCTTGATGCGTTCCTCGCCGACAAGCTCCCGCGCGCGCGGGAGTTGGGTCTGAACCTCATTGCCAGCATCGCCGGCGAAACGCTCGATGAGTTCGCCGAAATGGCGCGCCGACTCGCCGCAGCCGACGGGCTGGCAGCGCTCGAACTGAACATCTCCTGCCCCAATGTTGAGCAGCACGGCATGGCGTTCGGCGCAGATCCCGAAACCGCGGCCGCAGTCGTTGCCGCCTGCCGCTCCGCCTGGGATCGCCCGCTCATCGCGAAGCTGACGCCCAACGTCACGGATATCGCCGACATCGCCGTCGCGTGCGAAAGCGCTGGCGCCGACATCATCGCGCTCGTCAACACGTTCACCGCCATGTGCATTGATATCCGCACCCGGCGGCCGCTGCTCGGCGGCAACTTCGGCGGATTGTCGGGCCCCGCGATACGGCCGGCGGCGGTGCTGCGCGTCTATCGCGTCGCGCAGTCAGTCGAGGTTCCGGTCATCGGCATGGGCGGCGTGTGGGATGCCGACGATGCGATCGAGTTGATGATCGCCGGCGCCACCGCTGTCGGCCTCGGCACGTGTCTGCTCGCCGACCCGAACAAGCCCCAGGAAATCGCGCAGGGGATCCGCGAGTTCCTGCGCCGCGAACGCATCTCGTCCCTCCGCGATGTGATTGGCTCGGTCAAGCTGAACCCGTAG
- a CDS encoding gamma-glutamyl-gamma-aminobutyrate hydrolase family protein, producing the protein MSRIAVTGGRDAETGRWAPKLAYMRAVESAGGAPFCLERPSDVAQAEGLLLSGGGDVAPRRYGHTPHPNLGRVDEERDELELEALSLALARDIPVLAVCRGMQVLVVALGGTLWQDLPSELPQSIGHGRGAGKGGGTERATHGVMLRADSLGARTVRTTEFEVNSSHHQAAQTVGGGLIISGWAPDGIIEAVELPGARFVLGVQWHPEDLLDRWEHAALFASLIDSAGS; encoded by the coding sequence TTGTCACGAATCGCTGTGACCGGCGGTCGCGATGCTGAAACTGGTCGCTGGGCTCCCAAGCTCGCCTACATGCGCGCGGTCGAGTCGGCGGGCGGTGCGCCTTTCTGTCTCGAGCGTCCGAGTGACGTCGCCCAGGCCGAAGGCCTCCTGCTGAGCGGGGGCGGGGATGTCGCGCCGCGGCGATATGGCCACACGCCCCACCCGAATCTCGGTCGTGTGGACGAGGAGCGCGACGAGCTTGAGCTTGAGGCCCTCAGTCTCGCCCTGGCTCGTGACATCCCCGTGCTGGCGGTGTGCCGGGGGATGCAGGTGCTCGTGGTGGCTCTCGGCGGCACGTTGTGGCAGGATTTGCCGTCGGAACTGCCCCAGAGCATCGGCCACGGTCGTGGGGCGGGCAAGGGCGGGGGAACGGAACGCGCAACCCACGGCGTCATGCTGCGCGCAGACTCCCTTGGCGCCCGGACCGTACGCACCACCGAGTTCGAGGTCAACAGTAGCCACCATCAGGCCGCGCAGACGGTGGGCGGGGGACTGATCATCTCCGGATGGGCACCGGACGGCATCATCGAGGCGGTGGAGCTTCCAGGGGCGCGCTTTGTTCTCGGTGTCCAGTGGCACCCCGAGGATCTGCTGGATCGCTGGGAACATGCCGCCCTCTTCGCCTCGCTCATTGACTCGGCGGGGAGTTGA
- a CDS encoding zf-HC2 domain-containing protein — protein MYCVRSSEELTSFMDGELSSGRAAEIERHLTECAACRRALSQLRQTASLVGALAEVEPPADLRARIAQKAAQPQPAALACAGARELLDEYAHGELGDEAANSVHAHLCECEACGRELAQLEQGAGLLGSLADVAPPPRIRERVQREVALRSRPVYAKPTFRGLVATLATAATAAAVMVAMRVPASAPQSVRLAEQPRTAPEATVAEPSTTRTAPMVAEEVVKPAQEQVARAVAGLARSRPTAATSVATTAQPAATLMASVALDGTPASATEPKPVAPAGEPDDPPLMVAYVDGDEMTRFVADGALLPIATPAPQPAGAGPVVGLEPATTPESLPQPHPTRETVRATVTPKVESPFAEVRRALKSDRKSEAPTFRRKRQQDRLAAGPISPWGF, from the coding sequence ATGTACTGTGTACGGTCTAGCGAAGAGCTGACCAGCTTCATGGACGGCGAGCTGTCCTCCGGGAGGGCTGCCGAGATCGAGCGGCACCTCACGGAGTGCGCAGCTTGCCGTCGTGCGCTGAGCCAGCTCAGGCAGACGGCGAGCCTCGTTGGTGCCCTGGCGGAGGTCGAACCGCCGGCGGACCTGCGGGCTCGCATCGCGCAGAAGGCGGCGCAGCCGCAGCCGGCCGCGCTGGCCTGCGCTGGCGCCCGTGAGCTGCTCGACGAGTACGCTCACGGCGAGCTCGGTGACGAAGCGGCGAACAGCGTGCACGCGCACCTGTGCGAGTGCGAAGCGTGCGGCCGCGAGCTGGCGCAGCTCGAGCAGGGCGCCGGGTTGCTGGGCTCGCTCGCCGACGTCGCGCCGCCACCGCGCATTCGCGAACGCGTACAGCGTGAGGTGGCGCTGCGGTCGCGCCCGGTGTACGCGAAGCCGACGTTCCGCGGGCTTGTCGCCACGCTCGCAACGGCGGCGACAGCGGCAGCTGTGATGGTTGCGATGCGGGTGCCCGCCTCGGCGCCGCAGTCGGTAAGGCTAGCCGAGCAACCGCGGACGGCGCCGGAGGCGACGGTAGCGGAGCCTTCAACCACGCGGACAGCGCCGATGGTCGCTGAGGAAGTCGTCAAGCCGGCTCAGGAGCAAGTCGCCAGGGCGGTTGCAGGACTGGCGCGAAGCCGCCCGACAGCGGCGACATCGGTCGCAACGACGGCTCAGCCCGCGGCGACGCTGATGGCCAGCGTGGCGCTCGACGGCACGCCGGCAAGCGCAACCGAGCCGAAGCCTGTTGCGCCGGCGGGTGAGCCGGACGATCCCCCGCTCATGGTCGCCTACGTGGACGGCGACGAGATGACGCGCTTCGTTGCGGACGGTGCGCTGCTACCGATCGCAACGCCTGCGCCCCAGCCCGCGGGCGCCGGCCCAGTAGTCGGGTTGGAGCCGGCAACCACACCGGAGTCACTTCCGCAACCCCACCCGACCCGCGAGACGGTGCGCGCGACCGTGACGCCCAAGGTGGAATCGCCGTTCGCCGAGGTGCGCCGGGCGCTGAAGAGCGACCGCAAGTCAGAAGCGCCGACCTTCAGGCGCAAGCGGCAACAGGATCGCCTCGCGGCAGGGCCGATCTCGCCGTGGGGCTTCTGA
- a CDS encoding zinc-binding dehydrogenase produces MRITEGEKPIPGAGECLVEVKAVSICGSDIHIFSEGNVGGVTWDRPFSPCHEFAGICRGGRHIPDGTTVVVEPALPCGRCDMCHRAWHHLCRNLEFCGLPPRQGALREFVPWPESALFRAPLGLDFAAVALLEPLAVAVHAVELVPPPPGARVAVLGCGGIGLCILQVARAAGAKDVLATDLIPERLELARRLGADATALADREDPVAVALDWSHGEGCDVVYEAAGAPETPDQAVRMLRPFGQVALLGIPVEDVMTMGASVGRRHEVTIQWIRRQNHNQAQAIRLVEQGLVDLAPLATHRFPLKQAQQAFELAESKADGSLRVVIEP; encoded by the coding sequence GTGCGAATCACGGAGGGGGAGAAACCGATCCCCGGCGCGGGCGAGTGCCTGGTCGAGGTCAAGGCAGTCTCCATCTGCGGCTCTGATATCCACATCTTCAGCGAGGGCAATGTCGGCGGTGTGACGTGGGATCGTCCGTTCAGCCCCTGCCATGAATTCGCCGGCATCTGTCGCGGCGGCCGGCACATCCCCGACGGGACCACGGTGGTCGTCGAACCCGCTCTGCCGTGTGGACGCTGCGACATGTGCCATCGAGCGTGGCACCATCTGTGCCGCAACCTCGAGTTCTGCGGCCTGCCTCCGCGTCAGGGCGCGCTGCGCGAGTTCGTCCCCTGGCCGGAAAGCGCGCTGTTCCGTGCGCCCCTGGGTCTCGATTTCGCTGCCGTGGCTTTGCTCGAGCCCCTGGCAGTGGCGGTGCATGCAGTGGAGTTGGTTCCGCCACCGCCGGGAGCGCGCGTCGCGGTTCTCGGCTGCGGCGGTATCGGCCTGTGCATTCTCCAGGTCGCCCGCGCCGCCGGCGCCAAGGATGTTCTGGCGACCGATCTCATCCCAGAGCGCCTCGAACTCGCGCGTCGGCTCGGAGCGGATGCGACGGCGCTAGCGGATCGGGAGGATCCCGTGGCCGTCGCACTCGACTGGTCGCACGGCGAGGGCTGCGACGTCGTGTACGAGGCCGCCGGCGCCCCGGAGACGCCGGATCAAGCGGTGAGGATGCTTCGTCCGTTCGGACAGGTAGCGCTGCTCGGCATTCCCGTCGAGGATGTGATGACGATGGGCGCGTCCGTCGGTCGGCGGCACGAGGTCACCATCCAATGGATACGCCGCCAGAACCATAACCAGGCCCAGGCGATCCGGCTGGTCGAGCAGGGCTTGGTGGATCTGGCGCCACTCGCCACGCATCGGTTCCCGCTCAAGCAGGCGCAGCAGGCCTTTGAGTTGGCGGAGAGCAAGGCCGACGGCTCCCTACGCGTCGTGATCGAGCCTTAA
- the lepA gene encoding elongation factor 4, translating to MEQNRIRNFGIVAHIDHGKSTLADRLLEITGTLSERERRDQVLDQMDLERERGITIKASAIRINYTARDGQTYVLNLIDTPGHVDFTYEVSRSLAACEGVLLVVDAVQGVEAQTVANADLALEHDLEIVPVINKTDLANAHPERVRAELQDVIGLDGSAALLTSAKEGTGVEEVLEAVVGRIPAPEGDPEAPLQALIFDSHFDPYRGTIAYVRLREGRLSKGMHIRMMATGKEFEVDEVGVFGLTMKPVESLAAGEVGYVAAGIKAIGDARVGDTITAAERPASAPLPGYRALKPMVFCGLYPTEGDDYPALRDALQRLQLNDAAFSYESETSAALGFGFRCGFLGLLHMEIVQERLEREYGLTLVATSPSAVYRVHRTDGEVIEIDNPAAMPDVQYVDYIEEPWVRATIMAPSEYVGSCLELAQDRRGEFRNIEYSSTNRVIITYDLPLAEILLDFFDQLKSRTRGYASLDYEVAGYRKGELVRVQVLVNGDIVDALSFVAHRERAQRRGRRAVEKLKEVVPRQLFEVRLQAAIGSRVVASEKIRPLRKNVVAKCYGGDVTRKRKLLEKQKAGKKRMKQVGNVEIPQEAFLTVLRVGDEKG from the coding sequence TTGGAACAGAACCGGATACGAAACTTCGGCATAGTCGCCCATATTGATCACGGCAAGTCCACGCTTGCGGATCGGCTCCTGGAAATCACCGGGACGCTGAGCGAGCGCGAGCGGCGCGACCAGGTGCTCGACCAGATGGATCTGGAGCGCGAGCGCGGGATTACCATCAAGGCGAGCGCGATTCGCATCAACTACACGGCCCGCGACGGCCAGACATACGTCCTCAATCTGATAGACACCCCCGGCCACGTGGACTTCACCTACGAGGTGTCGCGCAGCCTTGCTGCGTGTGAGGGCGTACTGCTCGTCGTGGACGCGGTGCAAGGGGTGGAGGCGCAGACCGTGGCCAACGCCGACCTCGCGCTCGAGCACGACCTCGAGATCGTCCCGGTGATCAACAAGACTGATCTGGCCAACGCCCATCCCGAACGCGTCCGCGCGGAACTGCAGGACGTCATCGGCCTCGATGGATCTGCGGCGTTGCTCACCAGTGCCAAGGAAGGCACCGGCGTCGAGGAGGTGCTGGAGGCGGTGGTCGGGAGGATACCGGCGCCCGAGGGCGATCCCGAGGCGCCGCTGCAGGCACTCATCTTCGACTCCCATTTCGATCCCTACCGCGGCACGATCGCATACGTCCGGCTGCGCGAAGGCCGGCTGAGCAAGGGTATGCACATCCGCATGATGGCGACCGGCAAGGAATTCGAGGTTGATGAGGTCGGTGTCTTCGGGCTCACCATGAAGCCCGTCGAGTCTCTCGCCGCGGGCGAGGTGGGCTATGTTGCCGCGGGCATCAAGGCGATCGGGGACGCGCGCGTCGGCGATACGATCACCGCCGCGGAACGGCCGGCGTCGGCGCCGTTGCCGGGCTACCGGGCGCTGAAGCCCATGGTGTTCTGCGGCCTGTATCCGACCGAGGGCGATGACTATCCCGCCCTGCGCGACGCGCTGCAGCGGCTGCAGCTCAACGACGCCGCGTTCAGCTACGAGTCCGAGACTTCGGCCGCGCTCGGCTTCGGGTTCCGCTGCGGCTTCCTCGGCTTGCTGCACATGGAGATCGTCCAGGAACGACTGGAGCGCGAGTACGGCCTGACCCTGGTGGCGACCTCCCCGAGCGCCGTCTATCGCGTCCATCGCACCGACGGAGAGGTCATCGAGATAGACAACCCCGCAGCGATGCCGGACGTCCAATATGTGGACTACATCGAAGAGCCGTGGGTGCGCGCAACGATCATGGCGCCGTCGGAGTACGTCGGCTCGTGTCTCGAACTGGCTCAGGACCGGCGCGGCGAATTCCGCAACATCGAATACTCGAGCACGAACCGCGTCATCATCACCTACGATCTGCCGCTGGCGGAGATCCTGCTCGACTTCTTCGACCAGCTCAAGTCGCGCACGCGGGGATATGCCTCCCTGGACTATGAAGTGGCGGGGTACCGCAAGGGCGAGTTGGTGCGGGTTCAGGTGCTGGTCAACGGCGACATCGTGGACGCGCTCTCGTTCGTCGCCCATCGGGAGCGCGCGCAGCGCCGCGGCCGGCGCGCGGTGGAGAAGCTGAAGGAAGTGGTGCCCCGGCAACTATTTGAGGTGCGCTTACAGGCGGCGATCGGGTCGCGCGTCGTCGCGTCTGAAAAAATCCGGCCGCTGCGCAAGAACGTCGTTGCCAAGTGCTACGGCGGGGATGTCACGCGCAAGCGCAAGCTGCTCGAGAAGCAGAAGGCGGGCAAGAAGCGCATGAAGCAGGTCGGCAACGTCGAGATTCCACAGGAGGCCTTCCTCACCGTCTTGCGGGTGGGCGACGAAAAGGGCTGA
- a CDS encoding sulfatase-like hydrolase/transferase: MTRREVLGTLAAAGTGLTLGAPFAGRAQGSRSRPNVLFIFTDDQRFDTIHALGNDEIVTPNLDALVSRGVTFTHAYIMGGTSGAVCIPSRAMLMTGRSLFHLQNVGQGIPPEHVTFPEALRQAGYATFGTGKWHNGTPSYARSFSAGGEVFFGGMADHWNVPLCDFSSSGEYPKPRELKARWGKIEMTLSSAFDHIRSGEHSSDLFTDAVVRFLKGYRDEAPFLAYIAYTAPHDPRETHQRYHDLYDVDAIRLPGNFLAEHPFDNRDLRTRDEKLAAWPRTPREIREHIADYYAMISHLDAQVGRLLETLKETGQAENTIIVFAGDNGLAVGQHGLMGKQNLYEHSIHVPLIIAGPGIPRNERRDGLCYLTDIFPTLCELTGMATPATVDGQSLVPLMHDSTAVARERLLFAYTDCQRAVRDERYKLIEYAVNGTRTTQLFDLRDDPWETRNLADDPAGGDHLQRLRTELQRWRAELGDTRPMGERFWATYDEHS, translated from the coding sequence ATGACCCGCCGCGAGGTGCTCGGCACGCTAGCTGCCGCCGGCACCGGGCTGACACTCGGCGCGCCCTTCGCCGGCCGCGCGCAGGGCTCCCGTTCGCGACCGAACGTCCTGTTCATCTTCACCGATGACCAGCGGTTCGACACCATCCACGCCTTGGGCAACGACGAGATCGTCACGCCGAACCTGGACGCCCTCGTGAGCCGCGGTGTTACGTTCACCCACGCCTACATCATGGGCGGCACCAGCGGCGCCGTCTGCATTCCCAGCCGCGCGATGCTGATGACCGGGCGCAGTCTATTCCACCTGCAGAACGTGGGCCAAGGGATCCCGCCCGAGCACGTCACGTTCCCCGAGGCCCTGCGGCAGGCCGGTTACGCGACCTTCGGGACGGGCAAATGGCACAACGGCACGCCCAGCTACGCGCGCAGCTTCTCCGCCGGCGGAGAGGTATTCTTCGGCGGGATGGCCGACCACTGGAACGTGCCGCTGTGCGACTTCAGCTCATCGGGTGAGTATCCCAAGCCTCGCGAACTGAAGGCGCGCTGGGGGAAGATCGAGATGACCTTATCGTCCGCATTCGACCATATCCGATCGGGCGAGCACTCGAGCGATCTCTTCACCGATGCCGTGGTTCGTTTCCTGAAGGGCTACCGGGACGAGGCGCCGTTCCTCGCGTACATCGCCTACACCGCGCCGCACGATCCCCGCGAGACGCATCAGCGGTACCACGACCTCTACGATGTCGATGCTATCCGCCTGCCGGGGAACTTCCTCGCGGAGCATCCCTTCGACAACCGCGACCTGCGCACCCGTGACGAGAAGCTCGCGGCATGGCCGCGGACTCCACGAGAGATTCGCGAACACATCGCAGACTACTACGCCATGATCTCGCACCTCGACGCGCAGGTCGGCCGCTTGCTTGAGACGCTGAAGGAGACCGGGCAAGCGGAGAACACCATCATCGTCTTTGCCGGGGACAACGGCCTCGCCGTGGGCCAGCACGGGCTGATGGGCAAGCAGAACCTCTACGAACACAGCATCCACGTGCCACTCATCATCGCCGGGCCGGGGATACCGCGCAACGAGCGCCGGGATGGCCTGTGCTACCTCACGGACATCTTCCCGACGCTGTGCGAACTCACCGGCATGGCGACTCCCGCAACGGTGGACGGCCAAAGCCTGGTACCCCTCATGCATGATTCGACGGCCGTTGCTCGCGAGCGGCTGCTTTTCGCCTACACGGATTGCCAGCGCGCGGTGCGGGATGAGCGCTACAAGCTGATTGAGTACGCAGTCAACGGAACGCGGACGACGCAGTTATTCGATCTCCGCGATGACCCCTGGGAGACGCGCAACCTCGCGGACGATCCCGCCGGCGGCGATCATCTCCAGCGTCTTCGCACGGAACTGCAGCGCTGGCGCGCAGAGCTTGGGGACACGAGGCCGATGGGTGAGCGCTTCTGGGCGACCTACGACGAGCACTCCTGA
- the hemW gene encoding radical SAM family heme chaperone HemW, which translates to MSAEHLGIYVHVPFCTGKCPYCSFDSRPATDGEIEAYVPAVSEEVRLRLDGDAAAGTVYFGGGTPTMLRPALLGELLRAIEVRLPLADDVEITVEANPESLTRDSLAELRRVGFNRLSIGAQSFDDEVLSTLGRRHDARRAREAVQDARGAGWENVSLDLIFGVPGQGQRQWRATLEQAMSLRAEHISTYCLTIEPGTEFHRRQLAGDLVGVGEETEAEMYAAARHMLLAAGYEHYEISNFALPGRRCRHNEKYWRDGDYVGLGAGAHSSVRGLRWANTACPGQYRAMVRRGVLPVAYVERLAARRRMDEGLILELRTVEGSCLAQLGARCGRDAVNEYRNHIEELVRAGLATMTGSRLALTERGMLLASEVGMRIMA; encoded by the coding sequence GTGTCCGCAGAGCATCTCGGGATCTACGTCCACGTTCCGTTCTGCACGGGCAAATGCCCGTACTGCAGCTTCGACTCGCGGCCGGCCACCGACGGCGAGATCGAGGCCTACGTGCCCGCCGTCAGCGAGGAGGTGCGACTGCGGCTGGACGGCGACGCTGCTGCGGGCACGGTGTACTTTGGCGGCGGCACGCCGACGATGCTGCGTCCCGCGCTGCTCGGCGAGTTGTTGCGCGCGATTGAGGTGCGCCTTCCTCTCGCGGACGATGTCGAGATCACGGTCGAAGCAAATCCGGAATCGCTTACGCGGGACTCCCTCGCCGAACTGCGCCGAGTTGGGTTCAACCGGCTGAGCATCGGCGCGCAGTCCTTCGACGACGAGGTGCTCAGCACGCTTGGTCGAAGGCACGACGCGCGGCGCGCCCGCGAGGCGGTGCAAGATGCACGCGGGGCGGGGTGGGAGAACGTCTCCCTGGATCTGATCTTCGGCGTGCCCGGCCAGGGGCAGCGGCAGTGGAGGGCGACGCTGGAGCAGGCCATGAGCCTACGCGCGGAGCACATTTCGACGTACTGCCTGACCATTGAGCCGGGCACTGAGTTCCATCGTCGGCAGCTCGCGGGAGACCTTGTGGGAGTGGGGGAGGAGACCGAAGCTGAGATGTACGCGGCGGCGCGACATATGCTGCTCGCCGCCGGCTACGAGCACTACGAGATCTCCAATTTCGCCTTGCCGGGGCGCCGCTGCCGGCACAATGAGAAGTACTGGCGCGATGGCGACTACGTCGGCCTGGGCGCGGGGGCGCATTCGAGCGTCCGGGGGCTGCGGTGGGCGAATACGGCGTGCCCGGGGCAATACCGCGCCATGGTGCGCCGCGGCGTACTGCCCGTGGCGTACGTTGAACGGCTTGCGGCGCGACGCAGAATGGACGAGGGGCTGATACTCGAGTTGCGCACCGTGGAGGGCTCGTGCCTGGCGCAGTTGGGCGCGCGGTGCGGCAGGGATGCTGTCAACGAATACAGAAACCACATCGAGGAGTTGGTGCGGGCGGGACTGGCGACAATGACCGGCTCGCGGCTTGCCCTCACCGAGCGCGGCATGCTCCTCGCGAGTGAGGTCGGAATGCGGATCATGGCCTGA
- a CDS encoding PKD domain-containing protein, with protein sequence MMRYVTIAAVGTLGALLAVSGIATAAQETLIYTGDVKTAPVPLALGSWGSGSLQEVTDVRYQGASALKLVSHGDFQGGRIDFATPIDISGYAGQPNAYIEMWLRPHFARPKPKAAAGTESAVGGADRVPGGSAEERGGQLRLSLSGLRMGGGRDRTSSRTTVAPARRPSQPTRTGARVAPRTTRRTSTGLGGVGLGGRRDSRTSRVLPSSRASAGRLGTVMRRTPGATRTTYRRTQPTPQAKPAPAPIPTGPAPAAEAAFQTDGFRVQLTTDKGTAVLADYPIHPGDRNASGWTRVGFPLSEFKGPLGDQLERIAVFSERPDIFYVGEMKITLDTSPLGAKPVAYPAIARTGQPVTFLADAKGGLAPVQAVWDFDNSDGVETQATGTRVTNVYDQPGDYEATVIVSDATGANPESKTYVVLVRVR encoded by the coding sequence ATGATGAGATACGTGACGATCGCGGCGGTCGGGACTCTCGGAGCGCTCCTTGCGGTGAGCGGTATCGCGACGGCGGCACAGGAAACGCTGATCTACACTGGTGACGTGAAGACGGCTCCGGTCCCGCTGGCGCTGGGCTCGTGGGGCAGCGGCAGTCTTCAGGAGGTCACCGACGTCCGGTACCAGGGCGCGAGTGCGCTCAAGCTCGTCTCACACGGGGACTTCCAGGGCGGACGGATTGACTTCGCGACCCCGATTGACATCTCCGGCTACGCCGGGCAGCCCAACGCCTACATTGAGATGTGGCTGCGCCCTCACTTCGCACGCCCGAAGCCCAAGGCAGCAGCGGGCACCGAGTCCGCGGTGGGCGGAGCCGACCGCGTGCCTGGCGGGAGCGCCGAGGAGAGAGGCGGCCAGCTCCGCCTGAGCCTGAGCGGCCTGAGGATGGGAGGCGGGCGCGACAGGACCTCGTCGCGCACGACGGTCGCCCCTGCGCGCCGCCCATCACAGCCCACGCGTACGGGTGCGCGTGTTGCGCCGCGCACCACTCGGCGGACATCCACCGGTCTCGGTGGAGTCGGGCTCGGCGGAAGGCGTGACAGTCGCACCTCTCGGGTGCTGCCGTCCTCGCGCGCGTCAGCGGGCAGGTTGGGGACTGTTATGCGCCGCACGCCGGGGGCGACGCGGACGACGTATCGCCGCACCCAGCCCACGCCTCAAGCAAAGCCGGCGCCGGCACCGATACCGACCGGCCCCGCGCCGGCTGCGGAAGCCGCGTTCCAGACCGATGGCTTTCGCGTCCAGCTCACAACCGATAAGGGCACCGCAGTGCTTGCCGACTATCCGATCCACCCCGGGGATCGCAACGCCTCGGGATGGACGCGCGTCGGCTTCCCGCTCAGCGAGTTCAAGGGACCTCTGGGCGACCAGCTCGAGAGGATCGCCGTTTTCAGCGAGCGACCGGATATCTTCTACGTTGGCGAGATGAAGATCACCCTGGACACCTCACCACTCGGGGCGAAGCCGGTTGCCTACCCGGCGATCGCGAGAACCGGCCAGCCCGTGACGTTTCTCGCCGATGCCAAGGGCGGTCTCGCCCCCGTGCAGGCGGTGTGGGACTTCGACAACTCCGACGGCGTCGAGACGCAAGCGACCGGCACGCGCGTGACCAACGTGTATGACCAGCCGGGGGATTACGAGGCGACGGTCATCGTCAGTGACGCGACCGGCGCCAATCCGGAGTCAAAGACCTACGTCGTGCTCGTTCGCGTGAGATGA